One genomic window of Halolamina sediminis includes the following:
- a CDS encoding phosphate-starvation-inducible PsiE family protein has protein sequence MTDDRSDPVRTRPELGNSLDDRILAFSQQLIRYTEVVAAVVLGILFAIGVFDLALQIVQSAASGSITDPLVVVGFIDTALLLLIIVEVYHTVVAYTQESDTRRIVRLVLYTGVIAMVRKAIIFRTGEYATEMGALLAASAYTLLILGLAALLVVERRR, from the coding sequence GTGACGGACGATCGATCGGACCCCGTGCGGACCCGACCGGAGCTCGGCAACAGCCTCGACGACCGGATCCTCGCGTTCAGCCAGCAGCTCATCCGCTACACCGAGGTCGTCGCCGCCGTTGTGCTGGGGATACTGTTCGCGATCGGCGTGTTCGATCTCGCGCTCCAGATCGTCCAGAGCGCCGCCTCGGGCTCGATCACCGATCCGCTGGTGGTCGTCGGCTTCATCGACACGGCGCTGTTGCTGTTGATCATCGTCGAGGTGTACCACACCGTCGTCGCCTACACGCAGGAGTCCGATACCCGCCGGATCGTCCGGCTCGTGCTCTACACCGGCGTGATCGCGATGGTTCGGAAGGCGATCATCTTCCGGACCGGCGAGTACGCCACCGAGATGGGCGCACTGCTGGCCGCGTCGGCGTACACGCTGCTCATTCTCGGGCTCGCCGCGCTGCTCGTGGTCGAGCGGCGCCGGTGA
- a CDS encoding A24 family peptidase, whose product MDSLGTLASPGDLVRLLAVPLLGWAALRDIRTRRVPNWVWYVLGGLGAVLLALDLVRAAPFTGRYARLELFRIAVSVGLVVPLSYVFWRIGGFGGADAKALMALAVLFPTYPAYYLPGTLFGVSLPPVLPAEPTLVGVFSLTVLTNTVLVGVLFPLALAARNALAGRIGPAMFLARVVRVDDLLSHHGRLFENQSGFTRSGVDVDALRMYLRWRGLALAELRAAPARSRDPESVGETFDPTDGAVDESAVEHGDATGSDEVDTDAAYDDPWAAERFLDELDGSAYGTDAETLRGGLETVTREEEVWLSPGLPFLVPMFVGLLLGLTYGDLLYGLLTAVGLA is encoded by the coding sequence CTGGACTCGCTGGGGACCCTCGCTTCGCCGGGCGACCTCGTGCGCCTGCTCGCGGTGCCGCTGCTGGGCTGGGCCGCGCTACGGGACATCCGCACCCGCCGGGTCCCCAACTGGGTCTGGTACGTCCTCGGCGGCCTCGGCGCGGTCCTGTTGGCTCTCGATCTGGTGCGAGCGGCGCCGTTTACCGGCCGCTACGCCCGCCTCGAACTGTTCCGCATCGCGGTGAGCGTCGGACTGGTCGTCCCGCTGTCGTACGTCTTCTGGCGGATCGGCGGCTTCGGCGGCGCCGACGCGAAGGCGTTGATGGCGCTGGCCGTCCTCTTCCCGACCTACCCCGCGTACTACCTGCCGGGGACGCTGTTCGGCGTCTCCCTCCCGCCAGTGCTCCCGGCCGAACCGACCCTCGTCGGCGTGTTCTCGCTGACGGTGCTGACCAACACCGTGCTCGTCGGCGTGCTGTTCCCGCTCGCGCTGGCGGCCCGGAACGCGCTCGCGGGCCGAATCGGGCCGGCGATGTTCCTCGCCCGGGTCGTGCGGGTCGATGATCTCCTGTCCCACCACGGCCGACTGTTCGAGAACCAGTCGGGATTCACTCGCTCGGGGGTGGACGTGGACGCACTCCGGATGTACCTGCGCTGGCGCGGGCTCGCGCTCGCGGAACTGCGCGCGGCGCCCGCCCGCTCCCGCGACCCCGAGAGCGTCGGCGAGACGTTCGATCCGACCGACGGCGCCGTCGACGAGAGCGCCGTCGAACACGGGGACGCGACGGGGAGCGACGAAGTCGATACCGACGCGGCGTACGACGACCCGTGGGCCGCCGAGCGCTTCCTCGACGAGCTCGACGGTTCGGCGTACGGTACCGACGCCGAGACGCTCCGTGGGGGGCTGGAGACCGTCACCCGGGAGGAGGAGGTGTGGCTCTCGCCGGGGCTGCCGTTCCTCGTTCCGATGTTCGTCGGCCTGCTGCTCGGGCTGACGTACGGCGACCTCCTGTACGGGCTGTTGACCGCGGTCGGGCTCGCCTGA
- a CDS encoding transcriptional regulator: protein MDLDKLVHQPTRLEIFAYLYRHGESTFTELTDELDLTEGNLSSHLGRMEDEDAVEIRKEFVDKRPRTTAVLTETGETLFEDHVRQLQGLIDDLDS, encoded by the coding sequence ATGGATCTCGACAAACTCGTTCACCAGCCGACGCGGCTCGAGATATTCGCCTACCTCTACCGGCACGGCGAGTCCACGTTCACCGAGCTCACCGACGAGCTCGATCTGACCGAGGGGAACCTCTCCAGCCACCTCGGGCGGATGGAGGACGAAGACGCCGTCGAGATCCGCAAGGAGTTCGTCGACAAGCGCCCCCGGACCACCGCGGTCCTCACCGAGACGGGTGAGACGCTGTTCGAGGACCACGTCCGGCAGCTTCAGGGGCTCATCGACGACCTCGACTCCTAG